One Halosegnis longus DNA window includes the following coding sequences:
- a CDS encoding AI-2E family transporter has protein sequence MPRRNNRYVLAGILVGLLVLAGFLLRAVITTAFFAVTVAYVLHPMREYLRRRGLSRRWAAATLAVGAFGIVLTALALAGFSLYRRREAVIDLITEFPAEFTFEFGGFSYTLERAGLVEPLAGIVRDVAVNAASAAPVLGLKLLLFSLIVYGLLLRPAAVSQAIFTVVPRRYHGIVERFHLRTRDTLYGIYILQAATAAGTFVVALVTFVPLDYPAPFTLALIAGGLQFIPILGPGVLLGVLAVADILAGNIERAILVAVVGGVLVGLVPDMIIRPRLASYAADLPVTLYFVGFVGGILSLGVIGFIAGPLIVALVVEAVALASIHEDSYQSTF, from the coding sequence GTGCCCCGCCGGAACAACCGTTACGTGCTCGCTGGCATCCTCGTCGGACTGCTCGTGCTCGCGGGGTTTCTCCTGCGGGCCGTCATCACGACGGCGTTTTTCGCGGTTACGGTCGCGTACGTGTTACACCCGATGCGGGAGTATCTCCGCCGGCGCGGGCTGTCGCGGCGGTGGGCGGCCGCGACGCTCGCGGTCGGTGCCTTCGGTATCGTCCTCACCGCGCTCGCGCTCGCGGGCTTTTCGCTGTACCGCCGGCGCGAGGCCGTCATCGACCTCATCACCGAGTTTCCCGCCGAGTTCACCTTCGAGTTCGGCGGCTTCAGCTACACCTTAGAGCGTGCCGGCCTGGTCGAGCCACTCGCCGGTATCGTCCGCGACGTGGCCGTCAACGCCGCCAGCGCCGCGCCCGTGCTCGGGCTGAAGCTCCTCCTGTTCAGCCTCATCGTCTACGGGCTGTTGCTCCGGCCGGCCGCGGTCTCACAGGCGATATTCACCGTGGTTCCGCGCCGGTACCACGGCATCGTCGAGCGGTTCCACCTTCGCACGCGGGACACGCTGTACGGCATCTACATCCTGCAGGCGGCCACCGCGGCCGGCACCTTCGTCGTCGCGCTGGTCACGTTCGTGCCGCTCGATTACCCCGCGCCGTTCACGCTCGCGCTCATCGCCGGCGGCCTCCAGTTCATCCCCATCCTCGGGCCGGGGGTCTTGCTCGGCGTGCTCGCGGTCGCCGACATCCTCGCGGGGAACATCGAGCGGGCGATACTGGTCGCCGTCGTCGGCGGCGTCCTCGTCGGCTTGGTCCCGGACATGATAATCAGGCCGCGACTCGCCAGCTACGCCGCGGACCTCCCCGTGACGCTCTATTTCGTCGGCTTCGTCGGCGGGATTCTCTCGCTCGGCGTCATCGGCTTCATCGCCGGGCCGCTCATCGTCGCGCTGGTCGTCGAGGCCGTCGCGCTCGCGTCCATCCACGAGGACAGCTACCAGTCTACGTTCTGA
- a CDS encoding ABC transporter permease, with translation MFYYPVGTVLAEAVTDGGVTLAPIRDVLADEFYTGALADAIRSPGSIPAGLAGWLLASASDIANALAVLVNALVSPFDGGLESWPGAVLGGIGGVLGALAGVVPGFGLFGFTAWQALCSTVASLALGLPGAYVLARFEFPGRRTLESLTAVPFVLPSIMVAVGFVAAFGVNGPLNRTLAALGLPTVELLFSLEIIIIAHAFYNAPLVTRIVAAAWESVDARAVETARSLGASPTRAFRDVVVPQLLPAVATGALLTFIFTFMSFPIVLALGGLEYATVEVWLYNRVGQLDIQEAAVLAVLETVISLGLTYAYLRYEAATSRGDRVGSPLDRDPLFRLDAKRVALAGYGVVVAVVFLLPIVSMLAASVTSPDGLTLRYYRFLLERGAEATSAQVSPTLAVRNSLLFGAGTLLVAVPMGVLLALASTREGRLARAVGVLSMAPFAVSGVVVGLGLLQTLVFGTTVLGRRIVVGGPLAIVAAHAVGAYPFVVRNVAPLLAGLDRRLVESARALGATRNRALLDIELPLVAPGIAAGAAFAFAISIGEFDSTVLLASASGSDTSLYTMPVAVERFLGKQTLGRPTAMGSVLLAVTAGAFIVIDRVGGRYRE, from the coding sequence ATGTTCTACTACCCCGTCGGGACGGTGCTCGCGGAGGCGGTCACCGACGGCGGCGTCACGCTCGCGCCGATTCGGGACGTGCTCGCCGACGAGTTCTACACCGGGGCGCTGGCCGACGCAATTCGGTCGCCGGGGTCGATACCCGCGGGCCTCGCGGGCTGGCTCCTCGCCAGCGCAAGCGACATCGCGAACGCGCTCGCCGTGCTCGTAAACGCGCTCGTCTCGCCGTTCGACGGGGGGCTGGAAAGCTGGCCCGGAGCGGTCCTCGGCGGCATCGGCGGCGTGCTCGGCGCACTCGCCGGGGTCGTCCCTGGGTTCGGGCTGTTCGGGTTCACGGCGTGGCAGGCGCTGTGCTCGACGGTCGCGAGTCTCGCGCTCGGGCTGCCGGGGGCGTACGTGCTCGCGCGCTTCGAGTTCCCCGGCCGGCGGACGCTGGAGTCGCTGACGGCCGTCCCGTTCGTGCTCCCCTCCATCATGGTCGCGGTCGGCTTCGTCGCGGCCTTCGGCGTCAACGGCCCGCTCAACCGCACGCTCGCCGCGCTCGGGTTGCCGACCGTCGAGCTGTTGTTCTCGCTCGAAATCATCATCATCGCCCACGCCTTCTACAACGCGCCGCTGGTGACCCGTATCGTCGCGGCCGCGTGGGAGAGCGTCGACGCACGGGCCGTCGAGACCGCGCGGTCGCTGGGTGCCTCGCCGACCCGGGCGTTTCGCGACGTGGTCGTCCCGCAACTGCTACCGGCGGTGGCGACCGGCGCGCTGCTCACCTTCATCTTCACGTTCATGTCCTTCCCCATCGTGCTCGCGCTCGGCGGCTTGGAGTACGCGACCGTCGAGGTGTGGCTCTACAACCGGGTCGGCCAGCTCGACATTCAGGAGGCCGCCGTGCTCGCGGTGCTCGAAACCGTCATCTCGCTCGGGCTCACCTACGCGTATCTCCGGTACGAGGCCGCGACGAGTCGCGGCGACCGCGTCGGGTCGCCGCTGGACCGCGACCCGCTCTTCCGACTCGACGCGAAGCGGGTCGCGCTCGCCGGCTACGGCGTCGTCGTTGCCGTCGTCTTCCTCCTTCCGATCGTGAGCATGCTCGCCGCGAGCGTCACCAGCCCCGACGGACTAACCCTGCGCTACTACCGGTTCCTGCTCGAACGGGGCGCGGAGGCGACGAGCGCGCAGGTGAGTCCCACCCTCGCGGTGCGCAACAGCCTCCTGTTCGGGGCCGGCACCCTGCTCGTCGCGGTCCCGATGGGCGTGCTGTTGGCGCTGGCCTCGACGCGGGAGGGTCGACTCGCCCGCGCGGTGGGGGTGCTCTCGATGGCCCCCTTCGCCGTCTCCGGGGTCGTCGTCGGACTGGGCCTGCTCCAGACGCTCGTCTTCGGGACGACCGTGTTGGGCCGCCGCATCGTCGTCGGGGGACCGCTCGCCATCGTCGCGGCCCACGCCGTCGGGGCGTACCCGTTCGTCGTCAGAAACGTCGCTCCCCTACTGGCGGGGTTGGACCGTCGGCTCGTGGAGTCGGCCCGCGCGCTCGGCGCGACGCGAAATCGCGCGCTGCTCGACATCGAACTCCCGCTTGTTGCACCGGGTATCGCAGCGGGCGCGGCGTTCGCGTTCGCCATCTCGATTGGCGAGTTCGACTCGACCGTGCTGCTGGCGTCGGCAAGCGGGTCGGACACGAGCCTCTACACCATGCCCGTCGCCGTCGAGCGGTTCCTCGGCAAGCAGACGCTCGGTCGCCCGACCGCGATGGGGTCGGTGTTGCTCGCGGTGACGGCCGGTGCCTTCATCGTCATCGACCGCGTCGGAGGCCGATACCGTGAGTAG
- a CDS encoding thiamine ABC transporter substrate-binding protein: MTDERVSRRAYLATAGTGIAMLAGCSSGGGDPGTEGETATDTPVTTGTPTATPESLSGTLTVATYSSWVEDEGAAGPWLKQTFEERYPDVTVEYVTPDGEVSHYVQRKQQGAPIDADMYVGLNVDQLITADSNLDTDLFDTPQLSNGRKVKDGLRFDPQGRAIPYDTGYISVVFDESEVPRPETFTDLTEPEWEDGLLAQNAQTAATGRAFLLWTIKEFGTDGYLDYWRDLQANGVTILDSWTESYSNAYMNGERPMVVSYSTDQVFANRYDYDMTRHQVAALNGQGYANPEGMARFADSDSPDLAAVFMDFMLTAEAQGEIAVRNVQFPAIPESEAALTEEFQTYAKVPDQPVTFTYDELQGNVEGWVEDWAREIAQ; the protein is encoded by the coding sequence ATGACAGACGAACGCGTGAGCCGACGGGCGTATCTGGCGACTGCCGGCACGGGAATCGCGATGTTGGCCGGCTGTTCCAGCGGCGGGGGCGACCCCGGGACCGAGGGGGAGACGGCGACCGACACGCCGGTCACGACGGGAACGCCGACGGCGACGCCGGAGTCGCTGTCGGGGACGCTGACGGTCGCGACCTACTCCTCGTGGGTGGAAGACGAGGGCGCGGCCGGCCCGTGGCTGAAACAGACGTTCGAGGAGCGATACCCCGACGTGACGGTCGAGTACGTCACGCCGGACGGCGAGGTGAGCCACTACGTCCAGCGGAAACAGCAGGGTGCGCCGATCGACGCCGATATGTACGTCGGCCTGAACGTGGACCAGCTGATTACGGCAGACAGCAACCTCGACACCGACCTGTTCGACACGCCGCAGCTGTCGAACGGGCGCAAGGTCAAGGACGGGCTCCGATTCGACCCGCAGGGTCGGGCGATTCCGTACGACACGGGGTACATTTCCGTCGTGTTCGACGAGTCAGAGGTGCCCCGACCCGAGACGTTCACCGACCTGACGGAGCCGGAGTGGGAAGACGGCCTGCTCGCACAGAATGCCCAGACGGCCGCGACGGGCCGGGCGTTCCTGCTGTGGACCATCAAGGAGTTCGGCACCGACGGCTATCTGGACTACTGGCGCGACCTGCAGGCGAACGGCGTCACCATCCTCGATAGCTGGACCGAGTCGTACAGCAACGCCTACATGAACGGCGAGCGGCCGATGGTCGTCTCCTACTCGACGGACCAGGTGTTCGCCAACCGCTACGACTACGACATGACGCGCCACCAGGTCGCGGCGCTCAACGGGCAGGGGTACGCCAACCCCGAGGGGATGGCCCGCTTCGCCGACAGCGACAGCCCGGACCTCGCGGCCGTGTTCATGGACTTCATGCTGACGGCCGAAGCGCAGGGTGAAATCGCCGTCCGCAACGTCCAGTTCCCGGCGATTCCCGAGTCGGAGGCCGCCCTCACCGAGGAGTTCCAGACGTACGCGAAGGTGCCCGACCAGCCGGTGACGTTCACCTACGACGAACTCCAGGGGAACGTCGAGGGGTGGGTCGAAGACTGGGCGCGAGAGATTGCCCAGTAA